Genomic segment of Gouania willdenowi chromosome 17, fGouWil2.1, whole genome shotgun sequence:
agttacaatcagttccatttttagtatctgttataccgcctcgtatcgcctttgagatgatcttacgtgtttgtgacccaatgcaacgcagcggttggacaaaacagtggactatcacatTGAATGGACTCTTCCTGTAATAAGTAGTGGAGAGGAGGACAAGAAAGTGACatagcagctccggtgagtgtttgaagcaccTGAAACAGCTGATTGACTACGCTGCTGCCGCCTCACACActctgaaacagtgtttgtctgactcacaatcacaatagccgcttaaataaccatgtgttttactgtaatgtgcagttttttggctgtaaacaataacaggagtgtgtggatagcaaaagaaaatcgctagtgatcagctgttgtgtggactcagcgtctacagacacgcctactcaggaatatgcataagtaggccccaaaacagctgtTTTTAGAACtactcagaaagtcacttttaagaccgctaaaactctggaaaacaggcgagtttgggaaaataaacctcaaatactatgttgttggagttcttagaacaaatggagattcgtgaaaaatagcagaatactggacctttaaagaaaataatgtttacaaaataccAAAAGGTAACATATTAAGTGAGTATCAAAAACTATTATAAATGCCGAGGTAAAAGATTTTCAACAATTCATTTTTGAGGAAAATAGCATTAAGCATGTACGGTAAAGACAAAGAAGTATGAAATAACGGTACATACGGTATTAAAATACACGTTAAATCATTGGTTGTGACTTTCCAACAGGAAAAAGTTCATGAATAActttaaagaacattttcttgaaaaaaaaaaaaagatatattgaaattgctgctcaaaagtttgttttgatctccacttgcattgtgggatgtggagtaccATAGATGGATGcaagtatttttacttcattctgcctgtgatttcttgtgtttcttcacacGACAAAGAGGACATTGATTCGCTTGActccatgtttgttttagccaatACGTTACCAAAgtgggtacgcaaattgtcattggAAATAtgtgacaaaaattaaaaacagcttGACAACATTAGAAACTAGAATATGAATAGACCagtagtcaggagcctccatgcattgctacaaattacacattggcctctgtaagactaccctctagtggtgacagagaaacaatcctaacaaaaatgtgcaaatatgatgagagcTACATTGCTATGAGCTagccaaacatgtttgattccCTTTTCTACCATGTTCTGTGAATTCTCTCAACCTCATACTTCTTATTAAAGTTGTAGCaggttgtatttcacagtttcagggtgatgaatatgttgGATTACTGGTATACTGTAAGTTCAAATTCTGaacatgatgttttattgtgtgcttacagattattattattttttttaaatattatatattattcctgaaCAAGATAGGTAAAATTAAAAGACActtttcactgtagggctacgttgtatatgacattacatgaTTATGTTTTTAGGGGGAGCCATCTAGTTTGTTCCTGGCATTCCCAGTGATATCACTTCGCTCCGCGAGACATTCAATACTTTCGAGCAcctatttcaaccttttatttctttttttcaagctTGTTTGATCAGGCCTACACGttggatttatctgataaaaaatgtattgtctCAAGCAGCTTTAAAAGCTTTATTTCTCCAGTAAACGATTATAGgctaataataaagaaaaattaaaaatgaaatatttcttACTTGTTGTGAGGTAGGCGGGAACAAATAGCTCTCAGGTCCTCTGTGAAGAGAATATTATTAGTAATAATCAACAGAGTTTAAATAATGaacaataaattatatttacagttaaagaaaatatttgaagAAGCTGAAATGCCAACCAATCTAAGGAAagtttaaatagaaaataaaaagacagtcatcaacatccctcgccagattggttgtcattataacttacaaccttttcctaaatttcctaaatctaagaacttagatgtatacataagaaaatattatcacatcagaatataaaattactaactatcttaaacggtttctacaaaaagctgtccccttttaagataaaaaaaaaaaaaatgacacaaggGCAATAAgtgcttctcatttttgaactccatcaagatattgatactctgaagccacacaccaaatttggttatcctacaatttctaagaaaagctgtcccctttgaagacaccttgaacagagtaaagaaaaatggaacaaggaCAATAactttggaaaaaataattgcgcgcttctcattttcgaactccatcaaggtattgttactctgaagccacacaccgaatttggttatcatatcttaaaaagtttctgagaaaagctgtcccctttaacttgtgtccccttccacactttgtatatataatgtattatcCACATTTGTGTTAACATAAATAGTGTATGTAGCACATAAATGGCAATAAAagtgaataaattattattacttgtTGATAGAAAATCTAATTGCACCATCACTTTATCTTCTTTCAGTCTCACCTCGTGAGCAGAGCAGAGCTCCACTGGCCATGGCCACCTGCAGGGCCTGTGCCAGCCGGTCGAGGGCCAGCTGGGAcgaggtgtgtgtgtctgcagacgATTTATGAGTGTGTTTGTCGGCCTGGTCCAACAGCCGCGAGAGGTCGGAGGTGAGCGCGGCCAAGGATTCCATCTGAAGGAGGGTTAGTCGACCGTAGAGGCCTTTCTCATTCAGTATAGTGGGCAGAAGCATGAAAACCTGTATGTGACACAAGTGGAAGGGACATATTTTAGCCTGTGAACATTGGAACTGGAACTGATCATAGAATaacacacaccagggttggggtcaattacaattgcaatcacgtaattgataataaattatgAGGCTGCAACAATTCATGGATTAAATCGATTAGAAAAAAGCTTTGATTACTATTTGGTTGTATTCTTATTCATTCTTTACAGTGTTCATATGCACTCCACAAAATGCACTTAAATTCCGATGGCATCTTTTGATATTGTgcttttgagttttttgttttgacatAAAGCAGTATgaatataaaatgtgaaaatgatgTCAATGATTGTGCAATTTTCATACTTACactaagtatttttttattgtttgacccttttttttaaattcagttttcAGCTACACTcaggtattttttatttatttattctaaatgatTGCTCtcctgtggaaaaaaaatgtgcaatttcAATATTGATGGATGtgcaattcaaaataaatgtttctgcaAGCATAAAATtgtgttaatttgttttttacctAATATATAAAATCTGCTCTCAAGTCgtgatatttagttttttaatatacagtaagtaAAATAGTTATCCAAttaatcaatgtaaataatCAGTAGATTAATAGATAGTTGCGGCcctaataaattacaattacgacgtAATTCATATTTCAATTTTAGTTGAAAGAATCTGTTGCTTTTgtgatcataattgaattgtaattgagttcagataatttactttttaaaaactgtctattacaaattaattaaatgcaaaaccgGGGAACCATGTaatagttctatggcttacacatacagtatagttaacatttaataaaatatgttacatatcaagtttaccccccgcgaccctgaaaaacaggaacaagcaggtcttaaaaaggatggatggatcaaGTTTTATGGTaaaaggatcattttaccataaaaaaaaataaaaattgaaatcgaggggtatgatgacacacaaaaaatattaatagcaatattttcatgaacaaggaagcctaacaaagtaaccaagagatgagaaactaattggatgatagataatattctgttgtgttttttacacCTGATTTAAAACGTGGGTCAAACCTGaaccattatcataagagatgctaacagaaagctaacagaaattaattgtgattaatttaattagaactttagtaattgagaacataattggaattaactttaaagggaaaaatataataattgtaattttaattgtaataaaaaaaatgaaaaaatgtcgGAGactataatcataattgagttgtaattgaacatggataactgaagatgtaattgcagttaaaaaaaaaaattattgactccaaccctgacacacacacacacacacacacacacacacacacacacacacacacacacacacacacacacacacacacacacacacacacacacacacacacacacacacacctgtaagACACTCAAATGGAGAGCAGAGAACAGTGGCCCTGCCTCCACCACGCTGTCAGAGCTGCCATTGGTCAGCGGGGGCTTCTTGTCTCTCCTGTAGGTCAGCGGTGCTTTGATGCACCAACGCACCAAGCCTCCGAGGGGTGTGACGTCGAGCGAAGTGATTGGCTGGCTGCCAGAAAGGGGTGTGTTTAAGAAAGTTATGAGGACAAGACGAGGGTCGTCTTGGATCCACGACACGATCATCTGAAGTAGTTCTAGTGGGGGGGTGAGGTCCTCTGCAAACGCACACAACAGCCTGTTAACTCACCATACAAGTACTGCATGGACCTGACTAATGTCTTAACTATATTTGAATCACGATTCGTTGTTGCTGATAATGATTCATTTAGAACGATTCGATCTGAAACTATTCAGTGACTTCAAatcgattcagtaactttttagtcaaaataataatttaaccaGTGTGACTGTAAAATAAATGCCTGAattagagatgtcccgatacaacttttttatttccgatataataccgatattgcaggcTTGTgaatcggccgataccgatattgatccgatatcagcataaatcatacattttttcccccccactctcttttctttaataaaaaataataatcatgtgatgttactcaaacagagaacaatagtcaacaacagtagtcatgagaaaaactgacccatttattattaaccaattggttacatatttttttaaccttcaacataatatctacagtgttctacaattgaataaaataaaaataaataaataaaaaccggAAAATCAGGAACTttggctaatatcggaccgatatccgatatcgatatcggatcgggacacccctagccTGAATAATGTACAGTGCAGGTGAGTTTTCATAGATTCCTGttgtttcttgtaagggaatcGTCTATTAATaaattatggacataaacaaacaagtaaacaacgtTTAATGCTAAATgtattgacattttatttgaataaagtccaaccaacactacagtttaaattaacaggatgttaacttttctactatcattttcaatattcaatatggtttacctgactcttctgcttgttttttcaaaataaaaataatacaatatcaatgtaaaaaatgtaacgCAGCCaagatctgttcaggttaaatgagcagtggttgaacctgatacttttccTTTTTATCATGATAGTGAAGCTGGACGTAcatctttaatattaaaaatgcttttgaaacacatccatataaagtctgccGTGCTTAAATCATATGTTTCATTACCTTGTATAAATACAATCGATTGATTagcttttaaaacaattttagatcGATTAATGTGATCCAAAAGGCCAACTTGCCAAGCACAGATTGATTAGGGATGCTCATGGTTAACTGTTTAACCaataacaagaattttgaccgATTAATACTAACAGttgatcttttatttgtattttctaatttACCTACTTATGTCAGTGTGCTCATTTTTTGAATCAGGCCCCAATATGACACGAAAATAcgtcacatgcatgttttggaatgatatcacacatttatatttacaaaacAGGTGACTGAATGTTTACTAAATGTACCACCAATGAAACGGATACGTGAAATCTTGCTCATAATCCCCTTCAGAATCACTCGCTATAGTCACACAGCTGCGTGGGACTTTGTGCAAAACTTGAGGGTGATTCACCAGGTGGCGGGAGTTGAAGGTTTTACAATCATCAAATGGcaaaacaaattaatcaatactAGTTCCTtggtattttcctgtaaaaacCACAGGTCTGTTGTCACACAGCGTGTCGTCAGGGCAACGCAGCGTCATCATCATCCGTGTTATTCTGGAGAGTTTCCTCAAACATCTGCACACGTCTGCCCGTACTAACAGTTATCTGTCTGCcttatgttttattgtgttttttttaacttctacTCATGCGCAGGTCTACGTCATAGCGGTGACTTTGATTGGAATTCCGGGCTTCCATGGtgtcagtaaaaacattaaattattaacaCTGGTTGACTCAATTAACtctattaagcatgtttggctaATTCTGGAAGGCATAATAACCAGTGAAGTTAGAAAAGTAAGGAaagacgataaaaaaaaaattgaaaaaactgaaatttgggTAAACTGATgtggaaaaatgcaaaaatagcTATAAAATGAAACAGAATGGAGGATATTTTGAAACAAAGAATCTGAAGCCTTAATTAAGGTTATTAATTGGTAATTATTGTCGGTTATCGgccatatttgtttgttttttaaatgtgcatcCCTAagtaatagaataaaaaaagaataagttACAATACTCATTTACTGATCCTAAAAGGGAAAATTCActtttgcagcaacacaataatACAAGAGCAGACAgtagaaacaaaataatataaaataataataacagataCTAATGCAAACATGTAGAGCTGTAGgtcagacaaaaacaaaactgaagcaacaacaaaaacatctgcatatattttttctgtgttaatAGAACTTACCAGAAGAGAGGTCGTAGAGCATTGTGACTGCTGTGATGAACTGGCAGCAGAAACGTGGGCTGGCACTGTGGATGTTCTGCAGGGTGGAAACAGAACCTGGAACCATCCCACAGTAGTCATCCACCAGCACCTGAGCCAGGCGTACGCAGTACACCCGATGGGTTCTCTGTGCAACACAACACAAGCCACTCAAACCGCGTCCACTTACACAAcatcaaataaaagaatatgTTTGAGTCCTTACCTGTAACCAGGTAGCAGCACACTCTAAAATAGGGACTCTGCCCACAGCCACTGCCATGGAAACGAGCTTCCCCAGCAGAGACATGCGACTCTCATCTGCCTGGTTTCCTTGGAGATTGAAGAGCGCTGAGAACATGAGCTGACGGACAGTGTCCCGACTCTGCTCCTGGAAACAGCTGCACATAATCTCCAACAGCTGGAGCTCCTGCAGAGCGCTCATcctctgtaaaatacacacacaaagttaTCCCTATTCAGATTTCTACCAACGACTCATCAGTGTAAATCTCACCCTAGCAGGTGTGTTTCTATCATTAGGTGAGTGAAAAATAAACTCCTCCACCAGCTCCAGGGTTTTGGAATCGACCTGAGGAGGCTGCCTCCCAGACTGCAGCAGGTTACAGATGTAGATATCCAGGTGGTAGAGCAGCTCCTTGGCTGCACTCAGGACATCCCGAGGCAGCAACGACTGACGTATGTCACCCATCACAACCTGacagacagaaacaaacaaacaattcagGAAATTCAAATAGGAAACTCTGGATATccgattccattacagctggtatgaagtgggtcaatcaaccctgagtatgtaaaccttgggttacttacatgCACGAGCGCAATAAAAAGCCGTCATCAATGGCGCAAAGataactaccatggcaaccaccagAAAGAGAGTGATTTTTTTCACCGCGATGGGTTAAATAAGTAAGTGTTTGTGGAATATGAGTCTGTTatgaaggtgcgttcacacagaACACCACTTCAGCAAATATAGTCccttaaatcgcccgtgatgagttgcTTGAACATTGTCtcgctttttggtcgcttcatcacttcatcgctccagtgacgacaggggaataatatgaatagaaTGTGCCTGCAGAGGGGCAGCTGCATAGAGCACTgatcatagacagctccacttgtaattaggggtgtcccgatccgatatcgagcctgtaaacgaatatcggataaaAATGTTCccaagtcatttttttaattttttttaatcaattgcagaatactgtagatattatgttgaaggttaaaatgcatgtaaccaattggttaataataaataggatcagtttttctcatacctactgttgctgacaattgttctctgtttgagtaacatcacttgatcaagccttttataacattccacacaacaaaataagtcattatcatttatattacatttaaaaaaaaaaaaaaagtatgtatgattcatgctgatatcggatcaatatcggtatcggccgatacgcaaggatgcaatatcggtatcatatcgggaatgaaaaaagttgtatcgggacatccctacttgtgatgacagtttaaatgatcaatttacggagttactaaaggataaGTTCACTCAAAATATTATACTTAGAATTTAAAAGGCGTATTCAAGAAGAATGACACTTTCATTTGGCCCCAGTAAgtagaggaagtgtacagccctctcagtgatgcctcggctctacagaatatatatagatttatgatttaaagaagagaatgtgtgttttcaacacctatttttgaaaaacgtgCGTCGCGATTTAATGGCCGTGGAAAAATATgagtcccagggtgagaccagttgagaacccctgccttagaTGGCAAACCCATAATAAATAACCAATAAGAAAATCACAGAACAATCACAAATCTAAATGACAAACAGCAGCAGAGTTAACAAAATGTGAGGatgaaactttttaaaaatatatatatattagttaaGTGTTtatgactattgttctttgtgtatttattacactagttgtaatttttttgatgaATCATAATATGTTCATAATCTGGGAAAGAGTTCCTTTGGTCATAGCCACTAAAAATGCTCCAAACCTAACCATTTCATACTGTAGCTATTACATAAACTTATTGTCATAGTAATTAATTATTACCACCCCAAAATACCAATAAACATTCACACTGTGTTTATATCAAGATATGAAACCTTTCTATaaatatatagtttaatttgaGTGG
This window contains:
- the ints15 gene encoding integrator complex subunit 15 — protein: MGDIRQSLLPRDVLSAAKELLYHLDIYICNLLQSGRQPPQVDSKTLELVEEFIFHSPNDRNTPARRMSALQELQLLEIMCSCFQEQSRDTVRQLMFSALFNLQGNQADESRMSLLGKLVSMAVAVGRVPILECAATWLQRTHRVYCVRLAQVLVDDYCGMVPGSVSTLQNIHSASPRFCCQFITAVTMLYDLSSEDLTPPLELLQMIVSWIQDDPRLVLITFLNTPLSGSQPITSLDVTPLGGLVRWCIKAPLTYRRDKKPPLTNGSSDSVVEAGPLFSALHLSVLQVFMLLPTILNEKGLYGRLTLLQMESLAALTSDLSRLLDQADKHTHKSSADTHTSSQLALDRLAQALQVAMASGALLCSREDLRAICSRLPHNNLLQLVLSGPVMYYNNIHTPPLAFSPHAAHLPITTHPAHPTHPTHPTHSALPTHPAQTTITSHSSSHNQYPGQSFMTGMSFPFRPSH